From the genome of Clostridium sp. BNL1100, one region includes:
- a CDS encoding MarR family transcriptional regulator → MPYDKLKLENQLCFPLYACSKEIIKKYKPYLDPLGITYTQYIALMALWEEDNITVKDLGKKLFLDSGTLTPLFKKMESQNLVVRQRSSDDERNVYIRLTEEGKNLRDKALDIPNRIGSCIDLPMEEIVQLQKYLHKLLQQLG, encoded by the coding sequence ATGCCGTACGATAAACTGAAATTGGAAAATCAGCTATGCTTTCCCCTGTATGCGTGTTCAAAGGAAATCATAAAAAAATATAAACCTTATCTTGACCCCTTAGGGATTACGTATACTCAATATATAGCTCTTATGGCCCTTTGGGAAGAGGATAATATAACCGTAAAGGATCTTGGCAAAAAGTTGTTTCTTGATTCCGGTACATTAACCCCATTATTTAAAAAAATGGAGTCGCAGAATCTGGTTGTCAGGCAAAGAAGCTCTGATGACGAAAGAAATGTTTATATAAGGTTAACCGAAGAGGGAAAAAATTTACGGGATAAGGCCCTGGATATCCCCAACAGAATTGGCAGCTGTATTGACTTGCCTATGGAAGAGATAGTCCAGCTTCAAAAATATCTCCATAAACTGTTGCAGCAATTGGGTTAA
- a CDS encoding glutathione peroxidase gives MTIYDFKVKDAQKNEISMDSYRGKVLLIVNTATGCGFTPQYEALENLYRTYKDKGLEILDFPCNQFLNQAPGTEEEIVEFCQLKYGVSFKTFSKIDVNGSNADPLYTFLKKATPADKENQETSSFMKVLKDLGQSIVGSNIKWNFTKILIDRNGNVVGRYSPTYKPENMEAKIQELLES, from the coding sequence ATGACAATTTATGATTTTAAGGTAAAAGATGCTCAAAAGAATGAAATTTCAATGGATTCCTATAGAGGTAAGGTTCTTCTTATTGTTAATACTGCAACAGGCTGCGGATTTACACCTCAATATGAAGCTTTGGAGAACCTGTATAGAACATATAAGGACAAGGGCTTGGAAATTCTTGATTTTCCCTGCAACCAGTTTTTGAATCAGGCTCCCGGAACTGAAGAAGAAATAGTTGAGTTTTGTCAGTTGAAATATGGAGTTTCTTTTAAAACCTTTTCGAAGATTGATGTTAACGGAAGTAATGCAGACCCATTATATACATTTTTGAAAAAGGCAACCCCAGCTGATAAGGAGAACCAGGAAACTTCTTCCTTTATGAAAGTTCTTAAAGATTTAGGCCAGAGTATTGTAGGTTCAAACATTAAATGGAACTTTACAAAGATCTTAATTGACCGTAATGGTAACGTTGTGGGAAGATATTCTCCAACTTATAAGCCTGAGAATATGGAAGCGAAAATACAGGAACTTTTGGAGAGCTAG
- a CDS encoding radical SAM/SPASM domain-containing protein, which produces MKKFKKVYIEITNVCNLKCSFCPDSGRLPGFMDIKGFTHIIRQVKPFCDYVYLHIMGEPLLNPNLKSFLKICYDSLIKVNITTNGTLLNRCGELLLNSKALRKVSISLHSFEANEGNGLLDSYINNTVSFIKKAVEKGIICELRLWNMDNGQLKGINDLNDEIIKKLEESFQPGFDLWLAVKNQVNVKLQDRLFISRAEIFEWPDVSKDIMDEKVFCYGLRDQFGILVDGTVVPCCLDSDGNIPLGNIFSESLSDILYSERARRIYEGFSGRKAVEELCKKCGYAKRYK; this is translated from the coding sequence ATGAAAAAATTTAAGAAGGTATATATAGAGATAACTAATGTATGTAATCTGAAATGCAGCTTTTGTCCTGATTCCGGAAGGCTGCCGGGATTTATGGATATAAAGGGGTTTACGCACATAATACGTCAAGTGAAACCATTTTGTGATTATGTATATTTACATATTATGGGAGAGCCATTATTAAACCCAAATCTGAAAAGTTTTCTGAAAATATGTTATGACAGCTTAATCAAAGTCAACATCACGACGAATGGAACCTTGTTAAACAGATGCGGTGAGTTGCTGCTGAATTCAAAGGCGTTACGGAAGGTAAGCATTTCACTTCACAGTTTTGAGGCCAATGAAGGAAATGGATTATTGGACAGCTATATAAATAACACTGTCAGTTTTATAAAAAAGGCTGTTGAGAAGGGTATCATTTGCGAACTAAGGCTTTGGAATATGGACAATGGCCAATTAAAAGGTATTAACGACTTGAACGACGAGATTATAAAAAAGCTGGAAGAGTCCTTTCAGCCCGGTTTTGATTTATGGCTTGCTGTTAAGAACCAGGTGAATGTAAAACTACAGGACAGGCTATTTATAAGTAGGGCTGAAATCTTTGAATGGCCGGACGTAAGCAAAGATATTATGGATGAGAAAGTGTTCTGTTACGGGTTGAGAGACCAATTTGGAATTCTAGTGGACGGGACGGTTGTTCCATGCTGTCTTGACAGCGATGGGAATATTCCCTTGGGTAATATTTTCTCAGAGTCTCTCAGTGATATTCTATATTCTGAAAGGGCCCGACGAATATATGAAGGGTTTTCAGGAAGAAAGGCCGTAGAAGAGCTTTGTAAAAAATGCGGATATGCAAAGCGTTATAAATGA